In one Roseburia intestinalis L1-82 genomic region, the following are encoded:
- a CDS encoding glycoside hydrolase family 88 protein yields the protein MQLSEKTKNNLKGVMPITKEEREDALASACMQVKRVLPEFTTKFQNAYSENGFYRPIDNVEWTTGFWTGEIWLAYEYGGGDVLLKAAEIQMQDFLHRIEQKICVDHHDMGFLYTPSCVAGYKLTGSGTGKRAALLAADQLKSRFQEKGEFIQAWGAMGEPENYRLIIDCLLNVPLLYWASQETGDESYRQIADRHVHTTLENVIRPDFSTWHTFFFDPVTGNPDHGATCQGYRDGSAWARGQAWGIYGTALAYRYTKREEYKYIFRGVSKYYIEHLPKDLVPYWDLEFSDGDAQPRDSSSASIAACGMLEMAKYLYDEEAAFYRDLAEKFIGSVYRNYAVKDFEKSNGIVLHSTYSNRSPYNTCNTCGVDECNSWGDYFYMEALTRLQKDWQIYW from the coding sequence ATGCAGTTATCAGAGAAGACAAAGAATAATTTAAAAGGCGTTATGCCGATTACAAAAGAGGAGCGCGAGGATGCGCTGGCATCTGCCTGCATGCAGGTAAAGCGTGTTCTGCCGGAATTTACGACAAAATTTCAGAATGCATACAGTGAAAATGGATTTTACCGTCCAATCGACAACGTGGAGTGGACGACGGGATTCTGGACGGGGGAGATCTGGCTTGCCTATGAATATGGCGGGGGGGACGTTCTGTTAAAGGCGGCAGAGATCCAGATGCAGGATTTCCTGCACCGGATCGAGCAGAAGATCTGTGTGGATCATCATGATATGGGATTTTTGTATACACCATCCTGTGTCGCAGGTTATAAGCTGACCGGTTCCGGGACGGGAAAAAGAGCGGCGCTCCTTGCGGCAGACCAGTTAAAGAGCCGTTTTCAGGAAAAGGGAGAATTTATCCAGGCGTGGGGCGCTATGGGAGAGCCGGAAAATTACAGGCTGATCATAGACTGTCTGCTCAACGTACCGCTGCTTTACTGGGCGTCACAGGAAACGGGAGATGAGAGTTACCGTCAGATCGCTGACCGGCATGTACATACCACACTTGAAAATGTGATCCGCCCGGACTTTTCGACCTGGCATACATTTTTCTTTGATCCGGTAACTGGAAATCCGGATCACGGGGCAACCTGTCAGGGCTACCGGGACGGTTCTGCCTGGGCGAGAGGCCAGGCGTGGGGAATTTACGGAACGGCACTCGCATACCGCTATACAAAAAGAGAGGAATACAAATATATTTTCCGTGGTGTCAGTAAATATTATATAGAGCATCTGCCGAAAGATCTCGTACCGTACTGGGATCTGGAGTTTTCGGATGGTGATGCACAGCCGAGGGATTCTTCCTCCGCCTCCATTGCAGCGTGCGGAATGCTTGAGATGGCAAAATACTTATATGATGAGGAGGCGGCATTTTACCGGGATCTTGCGGAAAAATTTATTGGTTCTGTATACCGGAACTATGCGGTAAAAGATTTTGAAAAATCCAACGGGATCGTACTGCACAGCACATATTCGAACCGTTCGCCGTATAATACCTGCAATACGTGCGGTGTGGATGAGTGCAATAGCTGGGGCGATTATTTTTACATGGAGGCGCTGACGAGGCTGCAGAAAGACTGGCAGATCTACTGGTAA